A segment of the Deinococcus roseus genome:
TCGGGCGTTGAAGGCGCGAGGGAAACCCTCCAAGGTGGCGTTGTGTGCTCTGACCAGGAAGATTTTGCAGGTGGCTTTTGCGGTGGTGAAGCAAGGCAAGCCTTTTGATCCAGCTTACGGCTTGCCTTGACTTCCCTCCGCAACTACAGTATCTCGGCTCTCTACACGTCCTGCACTTCCTTCGGCACCAGATGCATCAGTTGCCGCACAGCCCCCAGATGGTAAGCCAGGTGGGCCACAGCGCCGTGTCCCATGTCCTCCTGAAACTGTTCTTCGGACAGTTTTCCCACTTCTTCCAAGAAAGCTTGCCGGGTGTTTTCAAAGTCGGTTTTGAGCTGCTTCCACTCTTCTTCCGTGACGGTGTACGGCTGGAAACTGGCCAGCCAGTCCCTTTTGTGCTGCTGGCCCTGCAGCCATTCCGCAACCACCTGAAGGTGGAATTTCATGTGCCGGATGTGGCTGGCAATGCTGGGAATGCCATTCCAGGAAAAAGAGGCCTGCTGTGCGGTCAGGCTGTCCATGGTGGGGTAAATGCCTGACTGGTGGTCCAGGTACTGGGTGCCCTGTCCGGGCAACCCCCCTTCAAACGTCTCGCGAATGACCTCGGTCAGTTCTTTCAGAATCTGTTCCTTCATGCTGTGCCTCCCGAATTTTCCCGGATGAATTGTCGTGTCAGGTCAACATAACATGCAGCTCAGTCTGCAAAAAGGACATCTTGTTGCAATGCCTGGTCCAGCAACTTCTGGTACTGTTTTGACTTGATGTTGTAGGCCCCGAAGCGCTCCAGGTGTGGATTCATCAGCTGGGCATCGTACAGGGTGAAATTTTTTGCCTGCAGGTGCTCCACCAGACGCACCATCGCCACCTTGCTGGCCTCTGGAACCCGGAAAAACATGCTTTCCCCGATGAAAGCCCCGCCCAGCACGATGCCCAGAATGCCGCCTGCCAGTTTGCCTTCATGCCAGGTTTCAAAAGAGTGGGCAAGACCCACTTCATTCAGTTTGAAATAGATGTCTTTCAGTTCATCCGAAATCCAGGTTTCCTCACGGGCAGCGCATCCTGCCACGGTGCCCGCAAAATCCCCATCGATCCTGACCTCAAAACGGCCACTGTTGAGGGCACGCCTCAGGGATTTTGGGATGTGGAAACGCTCGTCCAGCGGAATCAGGGTGCGCTCTTTAGAGGAGTACCATCCCAGTTTTCCGTCTTCTCCAGCCATCAGGAAATACCCCTGGGCGTAGCCGTTGGCAATGTCATACACATCCAGATGATTCATGGTCTGGAGTTTAAAGTACCACGACCAGATTCCCCAGGAAGTTTCTGGATCAAGGGTAAATTTTCCCCACCCACTCTTGCGGATTGGTGGCTTCTCCGCGCACCCGCATTTCCCAGTGCAGGTGAGGTCCCGTCGAGAGGCCTGTGGTGCCCACCTCGCCAATCTTCTGGCCTTTTTGGACGGTGTCTCCGACCTTGACCAGCAATTTGGACTGGTGGAAGTACAGGCTTTGCACCCCCAGACCGTGGTCAATCACCACCAGGTTGCCCCGGATTTCGTATTTGGCAGCCACCACCACCGTGCCATCATTGACGGCGTAGACAGGGGTGCCGGTTTTGGCCGGGAAGTCGGATCCGTAGTGGTATTTGACGGGCTCTCCCGGTTTGTAGATGCGTTTGGTGCCAAATCCAGCCGAGACCGCCTTGACGCCGGGGTCCTGAAAGGCTTTGGTCCACTGCTGGGGGGTGCGCATGGCATAAACCTTGTTCAGCACTTTGTCTTCGATGGACTGGTTGGTGGGGTTCAGCTTGGCGGCCACTTCAGGCGAGAGGTTGAGGGGGCGCACGGTGGCCTGTTTGACGGTCACCGGAATTTCCAGGGTGTTCACTTTTTCGCCGTGGGCAATTTCAATCTGGATGGTTTTGCCCACATTGCCCAGCACCACCCGTCCCAGCACAATGGCTTCTCTGTCCTTGATTGCAACGGACTTCAGGTACTCGGCGGGTTCACGCACATCTTCGCTGACTTCACTGAGGAAGCGCACGATGGCTTTATCGGCATCTTCGCCCCTCAGGCGCACACTGAAGGCCTGACCATCCCAGACTTTTTTGGGCAGGGTCACAGAGAGCTTGCCCACCTCGATGGTTTCGGTGTCAGACAGGCCCGGAATGTCCAGCACCTGTCCGATGCGGATGATGTCACTGGTCAGGTTGTTGGCACTTTTGAGGTCCTGCACCGTGATCCCAAACTGCTGAGCGATTCTGGAGAGGGTGTCTCCTGATTTGACGGTGTAATCTCCGGCCTGGGCGAGGCCAAGCAAACTCAGGGTGATGAGCAGGGTTTTGATCTGAAACTTCACGCGTTCTCCTTGGAATCGAGGATCAGGGTCACTGGCCCATCGTTGAAGAGTTCGACTTTCATGTCTGCCGCAAAGATGCCCGTCTGCACCTCAAAGCCCTGTTTTCTGAGGAAGTGGTTGAATTCTTCCCAGAGGGCTTTTGCATGCTCGGGTTTGGCAGCGCGGATGAAAGAAGGACGGTTTCCCTTGCGCCAGTCTGCAAACAGGGTGAACTGGCTGACCGAGAGCACCTGACCTCCCACCTGATCCAGCGAAAGGTTCATTTTGCCGTCCTGGTCATTGAAAACGCGCAGTTTGGCAATTTTGGAGGCCATGAATTCGGCGTCTTGCAGGGTGTCTTCATGGGACACACCCACCAGCAGCAGAAACCCCTGCCCGATGGACCCTGAGATTTCCCCCTCCACCGTGACAGAGGCATGTTTGACACGCTGAACCACGATGCGCATTCAGGCCTCGAACTGCTGGTGGTATTCCCGGACCACCTGGATGGCATGGGACAGGATGTCGCTTTCGGTGAAATCCAGGTTTCCACGGGATTTTTCCTGCAGCATGATCAGGAGTCTCAGGCTGCTTTCCACGGTCTTCCTGGCCCGGTCCCTGGCGAGGCCATCGTTCTGCACCCGGTGGTGCACCGGGCTGAATTCTCCCATCGCCCCTTCAGCGGTGGAGAGGAGGCTCTGGACCAGTCCCACAAAATCAGCATTTGGCATACGAGGAGAATTATATCCTCTCAGGGAACATCTTTTGGGTGGGTAACGTATGAAGGAACATGCAGACAGAACACATGTTGTCCATCCGACGCAAAGAAACCCAGGGTTGTGTGCTGGAAGTGATGGAATACCAGAAACTGCTGGGAAACCCCCAGTCTGCCAGCGAGATGTACTACCGCGAGAAACAGGGCATCAAACTCAGGACCCTGCGGGCCACCCTCTCTGGCGGGAAACTGCTGGCCGAACCGGGCCAACTGCAGTACATGAAAGGCAACATCGAACTGAAAGTGGAATCCGGGGGTGGCGTGGGAGGATTCCTGCAACGGGCCGTCAGCGCAGCCCTCACCGGAGAGACCGTCTTCAAGACCGAATACACCGGAAGCGGCACCATTTTTCTGGAGCCCACCTGGAAGAATTACCTGCTGCTGGAGCTTTC
Coding sequences within it:
- a CDS encoding DinB family protein translates to MKEQILKELTEVIRETFEGGLPGQGTQYLDHQSGIYPTMDSLTAQQASFSWNGIPSIASHIRHMKFHLQVVAEWLQGQQHKRDWLASFQPYTVTEEEWKQLKTDFENTRQAFLEEVGKLSEEQFQEDMGHGAVAHLAYHLGAVRQLMHLVPKEVQDV
- the aat gene encoding leucyl/phenylalanyl-tRNA--protein transferase, translating into MNHLDVYDIANGYAQGYFLMAGEDGKLGWYSSKERTLIPLDERFHIPKSLRRALNSGRFEVRIDGDFAGTVAGCAAREETWISDELKDIYFKLNEVGLAHSFETWHEGKLAGGILGIVLGGAFIGESMFFRVPEASKVAMVRLVEHLQAKNFTLYDAQLMNPHLERFGAYNIKSKQYQKLLDQALQQDVLFAD
- a CDS encoding peptidoglycan DD-metalloendopeptidase family protein, translated to MKFQIKTLLITLSLLGLAQAGDYTVKSGDTLSRIAQQFGITVQDLKSANNLTSDIIRIGQVLDIPGLSDTETIEVGKLSVTLPKKVWDGQAFSVRLRGEDADKAIVRFLSEVSEDVREPAEYLKSVAIKDREAIVLGRVVLGNVGKTIQIEIAHGEKVNTLEIPVTVKQATVRPLNLSPEVAAKLNPTNQSIEDKVLNKVYAMRTPQQWTKAFQDPGVKAVSAGFGTKRIYKPGEPVKYHYGSDFPAKTGTPVYAVNDGTVVVAAKYEIRGNLVVIDHGLGVQSLYFHQSKLLVKVGDTVQKGQKIGEVGTTGLSTGPHLHWEMRVRGEATNPQEWVGKIYP
- the dtd gene encoding D-aminoacyl-tRNA deacylase, whose protein sequence is MRIVVQRVKHASVTVEGEISGSIGQGFLLLVGVSHEDTLQDAEFMASKIAKLRVFNDQDGKMNLSLDQVGGQVLSVSQFTLFADWRKGNRPSFIRAAKPEHAKALWEEFNHFLRKQGFEVQTGIFAADMKVELFNDGPVTLILDSKENA
- a CDS encoding DUF1844 domain-containing protein; the encoded protein is MPNADFVGLVQSLLSTAEGAMGEFSPVHHRVQNDGLARDRARKTVESSLRLLIMLQEKSRGNLDFTESDILSHAIQVVREYHQQFEA